In Pseudothermotoga hypogea DSM 11164 = NBRC 106472, the following are encoded in one genomic region:
- the phoU gene encoding phosphate signaling complex protein PhoU: protein MKWLLDQKIERFKKALMKMGWFAEKMMIRVIESMESRQIVAAKQVVEDDDMLDAMEVELREEATVLLGTYTPTGFNLRFIVSSLEVANILEKIGDKTRRMAQLLISFYTEQSASIDPNIVRMAKNVATLFRETLGVVADMQSERAFEVCTRDEEIDELFEEMRSELTNLLKEKPEQSERILCLLEIAQELEEVADLCTNVVESVLYAVSGSNYKCFRDQMKLFKKGEGVLFGDSD from the coding sequence TTGAAATGGCTTCTGGATCAGAAGATCGAGAGATTCAAGAAAGCCTTGATGAAGATGGGCTGGTTCGCCGAAAAGATGATGATAAGAGTGATCGAGTCGATGGAGAGCAGACAGATTGTTGCGGCGAAGCAGGTCGTTGAAGACGACGACATGCTTGACGCTATGGAGGTCGAGTTGAGAGAGGAAGCCACCGTGCTGCTCGGTACGTACACACCCACAGGTTTCAATTTGAGGTTCATAGTCAGTTCACTGGAAGTGGCAAACATTCTGGAGAAGATAGGTGACAAAACACGTAGGATGGCTCAACTCCTAATTTCTTTCTACACAGAACAGTCTGCAAGCATCGATCCGAACATCGTCAGAATGGCGAAAAATGTTGCGACGTTGTTTAGAGAAACCCTCGGTGTCGTGGCAGACATGCAATCTGAAAGGGCCTTTGAGGTGTGCACGAGGGACGAGGAGATAGACGAGTTGTTTGAGGAAATGAGATCGGAGCTCACGAACTTGCTGAAGGAGAAACCGGAGCAATCAGAGCGGATCCTTTGCTTGTTGGAGATCGCGCAGGAACTCGAAGAGGTGGCGGACCTATGCACGAACGTCGTTGAATCGGTACTTTACGCCGTTTCTGGGTCCAACTATAAGTGCTTCAGAGACCAGATGAAGCTTTTCAAGAAAGGGGAAGGTGTCCTGTTTGGCGATTCTGACTAA
- a CDS encoding phospho-sugar mutase → MILFGTGGVRGIMRDGEFDEKLIVDVSRAVALWMYEEKLDGVVIAYDTRRNSNRFAKLAAQTFADCGIETYLFDAPTPTPLLSFAVRELRVGAGVVITASHNPPQYNGYKVYTSDGVQAVPSHTEKISSLMGKSFRVNKTARVQPVPKQVEERYIERLVRLVGKHVEGSTKIVYSPLQGTGARFVPKVLRELGCDVICVEQQMEFDPNFSKVASLNPEDERAFDMVRRVCQEEKARFGIATDPDCDRVGLIVDGKRLSGNQVGVLLTEMLRHGANPESNLIKTIVTTDMVKPMCEELNLHVLETPTGFKYIGHLIETKSKEPSFSYFLAFEESCGYLIGDLVRDKDGVLGSALIAGLCSKYDPIELLNSLYERYGYHIEELISMSFESPEQAKQKYEVLKLNPPTRIADQEIVRIFDYENDPQMPNETLLFETGSVKIYVRPSGTEPKLKIYVKVVGYDEHEARSILGSVRKAVTEL, encoded by the coding sequence GTGATTCTCTTCGGTACGGGTGGTGTGAGAGGAATCATGAGAGATGGTGAGTTCGACGAAAAGCTTATCGTTGACGTTTCGCGCGCCGTTGCCTTGTGGATGTATGAGGAGAAACTGGATGGAGTGGTCATCGCATACGATACGAGGAGGAACTCTAATCGTTTTGCAAAATTGGCTGCGCAAACTTTCGCGGACTGTGGCATAGAGACGTACCTTTTCGATGCTCCCACGCCGACACCCCTTCTGTCTTTCGCCGTTCGAGAATTGAGAGTCGGGGCTGGCGTGGTGATCACGGCGAGTCACAATCCTCCACAGTACAACGGTTATAAAGTTTACACAAGTGATGGGGTGCAAGCCGTTCCTAGCCACACCGAAAAAATCTCATCGTTAATGGGAAAATCCTTCAGAGTGAATAAAACTGCTCGAGTGCAACCTGTACCAAAGCAGGTCGAGGAGCGTTACATTGAAAGGCTCGTCCGACTGGTGGGGAAACACGTTGAAGGATCAACGAAGATCGTGTATTCCCCTCTTCAGGGTACGGGCGCTCGCTTTGTTCCTAAGGTTTTACGTGAACTCGGGTGTGATGTTATCTGTGTCGAACAGCAGATGGAATTCGATCCGAATTTCTCGAAAGTGGCATCGCTGAATCCCGAAGACGAGAGAGCCTTCGATATGGTGAGAAGAGTATGTCAGGAAGAAAAGGCGAGGTTTGGTATCGCAACCGATCCAGATTGCGACAGGGTTGGGCTGATCGTCGATGGAAAAAGGTTGTCGGGCAATCAGGTAGGGGTGTTGCTGACAGAAATGCTCAGACACGGTGCGAACCCTGAAAGTAACCTGATCAAAACCATCGTGACCACAGACATGGTGAAACCTATGTGTGAAGAACTGAATCTGCACGTGTTGGAAACCCCCACAGGGTTCAAATACATAGGTCATCTGATCGAGACCAAGTCGAAGGAGCCCAGCTTCAGCTACTTTCTCGCCTTCGAAGAGAGTTGCGGGTATCTGATTGGTGATCTGGTGAGGGACAAAGACGGCGTTCTGGGTTCTGCGTTGATCGCCGGGCTCTGTTCGAAGTACGACCCGATCGAACTGTTAAACAGCCTGTACGAGAGGTACGGTTACCACATCGAAGAACTGATCTCGATGTCTTTCGAAAGTCCGGAGCAAGCCAAGCAGAAATATGAAGTGCTGAAACTCAACCCACCTACGAGAATCGCTGATCAGGAGATTGTTCGTATCTTCGACTATGAAAACGATCCACAGATGCCGAACGAGACGCTTCTGTTCGAAACTGGAAGTGTTAAGATTTATGTCAGACCCTCTGGAACCGAGCCGAAGTTGAAGATCTACGTGAAGGTCGTAGGTTACGACGAACACGAAGCAAGATCGATTCTGGGATCCGTGAGAAAGGCTGTGACGGAATTATGA
- a CDS encoding ATP-dependent helicase: protein MKIDYLQELDEEQRKAVLESEGRSLVIAGPGSGKTRVITYKLLHLLMNGVKPSQILLVTFTRAAANEMIERAKQVTGMDLEELTAGTFHHVCNLLLRRYANRVGISPNFTILDEEDSLSLIKHVRTRVLDRIFQDEKEKHFPAPSILQKVFSYSVNTMSSLRQALLTLYPKHAEFEKIIEEIYKEYTIEKRTQNCVDYDDLLSLTVFLLENDPQVRYREASKYRWLLVDEFQDTNILQLKMVDQLSSVHKNAFVVADDAQSIYSFRGARFENVKDFARSDAKIFKIQTNYRSTQRIVEFINAMIPRTSVPKLLRSVKPDGPKPKVVSTWDRASEASFVARQILKLIEFGYEPNQIGILYRSHSHSFDVQLELTRNQIAFRILSGLRFTETAHVKDVLAFLRLLQNPKEKVSWIRVARLFPGIGAKTASAFADHASSVETMDFQEMFESFPLKKPSLSRLREIFSELMKEEAVSKKIERLYESFYKEYLEENYSDYTERQLDIQRLIEMAERYRSLERFLSDLMISEDVNQERGTNKVTLTTVHQAKGLEWDVVFVLSVNPGDFPSYYAVIDGKLDEEERIFYVAITRAKELLYIMRQESVQRNYFSWMKLPDFIDGIPRELVEWIDATD, encoded by the coding sequence GTGAAGATAGACTATCTGCAAGAACTCGATGAAGAACAGAGAAAGGCCGTACTGGAATCCGAAGGCAGGTCTCTCGTCATCGCGGGACCCGGATCTGGAAAGACCCGGGTCATCACGTACAAGTTGTTGCACCTTCTGATGAACGGTGTCAAGCCTTCGCAGATTTTGCTTGTCACTTTCACGCGCGCTGCAGCGAACGAGATGATAGAGCGAGCGAAGCAGGTCACGGGCATGGACCTCGAAGAACTCACAGCGGGGACCTTTCACCACGTGTGCAACTTGTTGCTGCGAAGATACGCCAACAGAGTGGGCATCTCGCCGAACTTCACGATACTCGACGAAGAGGACTCCTTGAGTCTCATAAAGCACGTCAGAACGAGAGTGCTCGACAGAATCTTCCAGGACGAAAAGGAGAAGCATTTTCCAGCACCATCTATCCTACAGAAGGTTTTCTCGTACAGTGTGAACACGATGAGCTCGCTCAGGCAAGCTCTGCTGACGCTGTATCCGAAACATGCCGAGTTTGAAAAGATCATCGAGGAGATCTACAAAGAGTACACCATAGAAAAGAGAACTCAGAACTGCGTCGACTACGACGATCTTTTATCTCTGACAGTCTTCCTACTCGAGAACGATCCACAGGTCAGATACAGGGAAGCCTCCAAATACAGATGGTTGCTCGTGGACGAATTTCAGGACACGAACATTCTGCAACTGAAGATGGTGGATCAACTGTCCAGCGTTCATAAAAACGCGTTCGTTGTGGCGGACGACGCTCAAAGCATATACTCTTTCAGAGGCGCAAGGTTCGAGAACGTGAAGGATTTCGCTCGATCCGATGCCAAGATATTCAAGATACAGACGAACTACAGAAGTACCCAGAGAATCGTCGAGTTCATCAACGCGATGATCCCAAGGACCAGCGTGCCGAAACTGCTTCGTTCGGTGAAACCGGACGGTCCAAAACCGAAGGTCGTTAGCACGTGGGACAGAGCGAGTGAAGCGAGCTTCGTGGCGAGACAGATCTTGAAGCTGATCGAGTTCGGATACGAGCCGAACCAGATAGGCATCCTCTACAGGAGCCACTCGCACTCCTTTGACGTACAACTGGAACTGACGAGGAATCAAATCGCCTTTCGGATCCTCTCTGGTCTTCGTTTCACGGAGACCGCTCACGTGAAGGACGTGCTGGCTTTCTTGAGGTTGTTGCAGAATCCAAAAGAGAAGGTCTCCTGGATCAGAGTGGCAAGGTTGTTCCCTGGTATAGGAGCAAAGACGGCCTCGGCTTTCGCTGATCACGCTTCTTCGGTGGAAACAATGGACTTTCAGGAGATGTTCGAGAGTTTTCCCTTGAAGAAACCCTCCTTGAGCAGACTCCGGGAGATCTTTTCTGAGTTAATGAAGGAAGAGGCTGTTTCAAAGAAAATAGAGAGACTCTACGAATCTTTTTACAAGGAATACTTGGAGGAAAACTATTCGGACTACACAGAAAGACAGCTCGACATTCAAAGGCTCATAGAAATGGCCGAGCGGTACAGGTCTCTGGAAAGGTTTCTGTCGGATCTGATGATCAGCGAAGACGTGAATCAGGAAAGGGGCACCAACAAGGTCACCTTGACAACGGTTCACCAGGCGAAGGGTTTGGAATGGGACGTTGTGTTCGTTCTCAGCGTGAATCCAGGAGATTTTCCAAGTTACTACGCCGTGATTGATGGGAAGCTCGATGAGGAGGAAAGGATCTTCTACGTTGCTATAACGCGAGCCAAAGAATTGCTCTACATCATGCGGCAGGAATCTGTACAGCGAAACTATTTCTCGTGGATGAAGTTGCCAGACTTCATCGATGGAATCCCGAGGGAACTCGTTGAATGGATCGATGCGACCGATTGA
- a CDS encoding NAD(+) kinase, with amino-acid sequence MSTCIVLYKSGKDKEAQELYERVKNQLNVLKVEELSCRRIETDCDFAIVVGGDGTVLRAVKCVSVPIVGFKAGRIGFLTPYKIEEAEQFLTDLQDGSLVLEKRWMLRIVMGEREFDAVNDAIVRAKTKPMSEFKVSIDSCSDLDFFADGVLVSTPTGSTAYNLSLGGAIVIPSCEVVQIMPVAPYYLQNRSIVLPADRNIHIVSQLESELVVDGVCVGTTKEIFVSRSSRSFSLLRPKRYDFFSVLKNKVGYGKGVNES; translated from the coding sequence TTGAGTACGTGTATCGTTCTGTACAAATCCGGAAAGGATAAGGAAGCACAGGAACTGTACGAACGCGTTAAAAACCAACTGAACGTGCTGAAGGTTGAGGAACTTTCCTGCCGACGCATTGAAACTGATTGTGACTTTGCAATCGTGGTGGGCGGTGACGGTACGGTTCTGAGGGCCGTGAAGTGCGTGTCGGTGCCGATAGTTGGCTTCAAGGCCGGCAGGATCGGTTTCTTGACGCCGTACAAGATAGAAGAGGCGGAACAGTTCCTCACGGATCTGCAGGATGGGAGCCTCGTGCTCGAGAAAAGATGGATGTTGAGAATCGTGATGGGTGAAAGGGAGTTCGACGCCGTGAACGATGCGATAGTGCGTGCGAAAACCAAGCCTATGAGCGAGTTCAAGGTTTCCATAGACAGTTGTAGCGATCTGGATTTTTTTGCAGATGGCGTGCTCGTGTCCACGCCCACGGGTTCCACCGCTTACAACCTCTCTCTGGGTGGGGCGATCGTCATACCAAGTTGTGAAGTTGTACAGATCATGCCTGTGGCACCGTACTATCTTCAGAACCGTAGCATAGTGTTGCCTGCGGACAGGAACATCCACATCGTGAGCCAGCTCGAGTCTGAACTCGTGGTAGACGGTGTCTGTGTGGGTACGACGAAGGAGATTTTCGTGAGCAGGTCCAGCAGAAGTTTTTCGTTGCTGAGACCCAAAAGGTACGACTTCTTCTCCGTGCTGAAGAACAAGGTTGGTTATGGAAAGGGTGTGAACGAATCTTGA
- a CDS encoding AAA family ATPase yields MILRFAGKNLLYFDSFDLEFSEGLNVITGETGAGKSILLKGLQALLGKRVELFDNDETWLEALVLIDAVDEELKELGIQRGEHIVSLSAGKRWIYRIDGRMYPQSVVERMFENDVHFHQQNTHVNLLRKRYQLSLLDRFCDNPQLFSDYAEAYGRMIELRKIVEELNVENLDQRIEELNRELALFEKYKPSEDEEKTLKERFERINKAKQIVALVEEILNALDEDLTTRVWRLSFSAEKMASLVPKGLPGLLRDIAEKSDEVRKLVTRFINEMQLEDSREVEARLSVYNELKRRFGPDWEDIKKNWAKLEREKSELLSNKRQLELADRELRSIEKRCWDLAEKLHDNRLKAAGEFEGFVRQHLQELAMSLKFSVKIGRLNQLTPSGISDVEFVVEAGGEEKPLRDVLSGGELSRMVLAVHLSVANQAGNVFIFDEIDSGIGGMTGNVLGEKLKSLSRTSQVIVVTHLPQIARYADTHFVVLKEDRSMRVKSLTPEERRYELLRMIGGEDLWGDVM; encoded by the coding sequence ATGATTCTGAGGTTTGCTGGGAAAAACCTGCTCTATTTCGATTCCTTCGATCTCGAGTTCAGTGAGGGACTGAACGTCATAACTGGTGAGACGGGTGCGGGCAAATCGATACTCTTGAAAGGTCTGCAGGCGTTGCTTGGAAAAAGAGTCGAACTGTTTGACAACGATGAGACATGGCTCGAAGCGCTCGTGCTGATAGACGCCGTTGACGAAGAACTCAAGGAACTGGGCATTCAACGAGGAGAGCACATCGTGAGTTTGAGCGCCGGTAAAAGGTGGATATACCGCATCGACGGAAGGATGTATCCCCAGAGTGTCGTCGAGAGAATGTTCGAAAATGATGTTCACTTTCACCAACAGAACACCCACGTGAACTTGCTCAGGAAGCGTTATCAGCTGTCTTTGCTCGACAGGTTCTGTGACAATCCTCAGCTCTTTTCTGATTATGCTGAGGCGTACGGAAGAATGATCGAACTTCGAAAAATCGTGGAAGAGCTCAACGTGGAAAATTTGGACCAGAGAATCGAGGAATTGAACAGAGAACTCGCTCTTTTCGAAAAGTACAAACCCAGCGAAGATGAAGAAAAAACTCTGAAAGAAAGATTTGAAAGGATCAACAAGGCCAAGCAAATCGTAGCACTCGTGGAAGAGATTTTGAACGCGCTCGATGAAGATCTCACGACACGAGTTTGGCGCTTGAGCTTTTCGGCGGAAAAAATGGCATCGCTCGTGCCGAAAGGCCTGCCCGGACTGTTGAGAGATATCGCCGAAAAGTCTGACGAGGTCAGGAAGTTGGTCACGAGGTTCATCAATGAAATGCAGCTTGAAGATTCACGCGAGGTGGAAGCAAGACTGAGTGTGTACAACGAATTGAAGAGACGTTTTGGACCTGATTGGGAAGACATAAAAAAGAACTGGGCGAAGTTGGAGAGAGAAAAGAGTGAGTTGCTCAGTAACAAAAGACAGCTGGAGCTCGCAGATCGTGAGCTTCGTTCGATCGAGAAGCGATGCTGGGATCTTGCGGAGAAATTGCACGATAACAGACTCAAAGCTGCTGGTGAGTTTGAAGGTTTCGTCAGACAGCATCTTCAAGAACTTGCGATGAGTCTAAAATTTTCGGTGAAGATCGGAAGACTGAATCAGCTGACTCCCAGCGGTATCAGTGATGTCGAATTTGTCGTCGAGGCAGGTGGTGAAGAGAAACCTCTCAGAGACGTACTTTCTGGAGGAGAGCTTTCCCGTATGGTGCTTGCGGTGCATTTGTCGGTCGCGAACCAAGCAGGCAACGTCTTTATCTTCGACGAAATAGACAGTGGCATAGGGGGCATGACGGGAAACGTGCTGGGAGAGAAGTTGAAGTCGTTATCGAGAACATCTCAGGTCATTGTCGTGACTCATTTGCCTCAGATCGCAAGGTACGCAGACACGCATTTCGTGGTGCTCAAGGAGGACAGAAGCATGCGAGTGAAATCTCTGACACCGGAAGAAAGAAGGTACGAGCTGCTGCGCATGATCGGTGGAGAAGACCTGTGGGGGGATGTCATGTGA
- a CDS encoding YjgP/YjgQ family permease: MSCLAILTKYLFKLSLGPVLIGLGGFIIFVSVEILYQLSDLIVRHRVSFFVLLRILYYYLPYFTALGVPVGILLAVFWVLSKLSNDRELMAMQVHGISMKVLIVPFLLIGAILSLAAYVLNDRIVPVFNQKADQVLSKYVYRKPEVFISENVLTKVDENQYFYVKKYDRQNGVLENVVLFRNEPSEEEIITARRVTKEGNKWFMYDGRMYRVDKEGFLRFDVSFSKVELDLKQDIESILRTGKTPRDMKSEELRERISTLRKLGIDPAPWVVELHSRYSVALGPIIIALVGVPLSLMFNLRSKSWGVILTFVLIVLYQGSGAWISAMGKENLINPVLAAWLPDLSFGVVGTVLFILLDTHVSYRLRELLTRFLAVLFVILLASHAQAATMQLKGGNVVFEEGKLILSQGVEASYEDVFIQCSTLTAFLNDANEVEKILAEGNVSYNRKDTQIRAQQLYYVFSEKLALIVEARGKTIFSDEEKVKHTIYFTAKSSQMKEGIGELRRSYLTTCDLERPHYRLQATNVEIKENDYLAAYNVVLFVFDVPTVYFPVYFVSLREGPQPFSVKMGYSKGEGFNIESVYNLTYPNGYVSARVGFREKGDKAGNYSQLTVNYKASEWELTSNLYNLEGPNGKDYEINATLSVPSLYSKLTTYFSDERFSLQHTLNPAKDFVIQSSITKTQTVTRWTLPSVSIKKFTVLKDPFSLIINSFSHVSSSEYTEGNLFDHLDEFYTFGRYSASMQFKPAHVFKQIGVLLSGAYELSGTNITSNYSRNYFQIDSSLPFKTALLRGGWFDLSFDSSLRVGVWLAQGMDPEYLFSQTSRTAFTIKPVDFFSASIGYQNRASLNNVFRSSLSDFSDLSKATFSTNLKVPTSSVELSTSYDLIGYKWDDLLIKTSSTFDVFSLRWSIYTETVYQIENERFYKTDWDITMGLGSFSHETKFTYRYDRTIPVDVVENKLNIRGKSFLFMERPNLSVRYNLSVQPFDLLTIQARGSFYTGPAKHAFSVTYTRSSYRLRASYELSNFDPSVKISFSGRLEPFQINSLDLTMTKDLHCWGLVFETSFSTVGGFSLEKLSFKFFIKEFPKKSFSFDPITGSIGADVF; this comes from the coding sequence GTGTCCTGTTTGGCGATTCTGACTAAATATCTGTTCAAACTCTCGTTGGGTCCAGTCCTCATCGGTCTTGGGGGCTTCATAATTTTTGTGAGCGTTGAGATACTCTATCAACTTTCCGACCTGATCGTCAGACACAGAGTCAGTTTCTTCGTGCTTTTGAGAATCCTGTACTACTATCTTCCCTACTTCACCGCGCTCGGGGTACCTGTTGGTATCCTTCTTGCAGTGTTCTGGGTGCTATCGAAACTGTCCAACGATCGCGAACTCATGGCTATGCAAGTGCACGGTATTTCGATGAAGGTCTTGATCGTTCCTTTCTTGCTGATTGGCGCGATATTGAGTCTCGCGGCCTACGTGCTCAACGACAGGATCGTTCCCGTGTTCAACCAGAAGGCGGACCAAGTGCTCTCCAAGTACGTTTACAGAAAACCGGAGGTGTTCATCAGCGAGAACGTTCTGACCAAGGTGGATGAGAACCAGTACTTCTACGTGAAGAAGTACGACAGGCAGAACGGAGTTTTGGAGAATGTGGTCCTGTTCAGGAACGAGCCTTCAGAAGAAGAGATCATCACGGCACGACGCGTGACGAAAGAGGGAAACAAATGGTTCATGTACGACGGTCGAATGTACAGAGTCGATAAGGAAGGTTTCTTACGTTTCGACGTGAGTTTTTCGAAGGTTGAACTCGATCTCAAGCAAGACATCGAATCGATCCTGAGAACTGGTAAGACACCGAGGGACATGAAGAGCGAAGAGCTGAGGGAGAGGATCTCCACGCTCAGGAAACTCGGTATAGACCCGGCACCGTGGGTGGTCGAACTGCATTCGCGCTATTCCGTTGCACTCGGTCCCATCATAATAGCGCTCGTGGGAGTTCCTCTGTCCCTCATGTTTAACTTGAGGAGTAAATCCTGGGGTGTCATACTCACCTTCGTTCTGATCGTTCTGTACCAAGGCTCTGGTGCCTGGATCAGTGCCATGGGGAAGGAGAACCTCATCAACCCAGTCCTTGCGGCCTGGCTGCCTGATCTCAGCTTCGGAGTCGTCGGCACGGTGTTGTTCATATTGCTCGACACGCACGTCAGTTACAGATTGAGGGAACTCTTGACCAGATTTTTGGCCGTTCTCTTCGTGATACTTCTCGCCTCACATGCGCAGGCTGCGACTATGCAGCTCAAAGGTGGCAACGTGGTTTTCGAGGAGGGAAAGTTGATCCTCTCACAGGGGGTCGAAGCATCTTACGAAGACGTCTTCATCCAGTGCTCGACGTTGACCGCTTTTCTCAACGATGCGAACGAGGTTGAAAAGATCCTCGCAGAGGGAAACGTGTCGTACAACAGGAAAGATACTCAAATAAGGGCTCAACAGCTCTACTATGTCTTTTCCGAGAAATTGGCGCTCATCGTTGAAGCCAGAGGCAAGACGATCTTCTCGGACGAAGAGAAAGTGAAGCATACGATCTACTTCACCGCGAAGTCTTCACAAATGAAAGAAGGCATCGGAGAACTCCGAAGATCCTACCTGACGACCTGCGATCTCGAACGGCCACATTACAGGCTCCAGGCAACCAACGTGGAGATAAAGGAGAATGACTATCTCGCCGCTTACAACGTCGTCTTGTTTGTCTTCGATGTTCCCACGGTTTATTTTCCCGTCTATTTCGTCTCTCTGCGTGAAGGCCCACAGCCGTTCTCCGTGAAGATGGGTTATTCGAAGGGTGAGGGCTTCAACATCGAAAGCGTCTACAATTTGACGTACCCGAACGGGTACGTATCGGCTCGCGTTGGTTTCAGAGAGAAAGGGGACAAAGCTGGAAACTACTCTCAGTTGACGGTGAACTACAAGGCGAGCGAATGGGAGCTCACCAGCAATCTCTACAACCTCGAAGGACCGAATGGAAAAGATTACGAGATCAACGCGACGTTGTCCGTGCCATCGTTGTATTCGAAGTTGACGACGTATTTCAGCGATGAAAGATTCTCTCTGCAGCACACTCTGAATCCAGCCAAAGACTTCGTGATCCAGAGTTCGATCACAAAGACGCAAACCGTGACGCGTTGGACTTTGCCGAGTGTGTCGATCAAGAAGTTCACAGTGCTGAAAGATCCGTTCTCATTGATCATCAACTCCTTTTCACACGTTTCGTCGTCAGAATACACCGAAGGTAACCTGTTCGATCATTTGGACGAGTTCTACACCTTCGGTCGGTACAGCGCGTCGATGCAGTTCAAACCCGCTCACGTTTTCAAACAGATCGGTGTGTTGTTGAGCGGTGCTTACGAGCTGAGTGGAACGAATATTACGAGCAATTACTCGAGGAACTATTTTCAGATCGATTCGAGTTTGCCTTTCAAAACGGCGCTGCTGCGCGGAGGCTGGTTTGATCTTTCGTTTGACTCTTCTCTGCGCGTTGGTGTTTGGCTTGCTCAAGGAATGGATCCGGAATATCTTTTCTCTCAGACGAGCCGAACGGCTTTCACGATCAAACCCGTCGACTTCTTCTCCGCTTCGATTGGTTATCAGAATAGAGCCTCCCTGAACAACGTTTTTCGTTCGAGCCTTTCGGACTTTTCTGACCTTTCCAAGGCCACGTTTTCGACGAACTTGAAGGTTCCGACGAGCAGTGTCGAGCTTTCCACAAGCTACGATTTGATCGGGTACAAGTGGGACGATCTTTTGATCAAAACGTCGAGCACCTTCGACGTGTTTTCGCTCCGTTGGTCCATCTACACGGAAACAGTCTATCAAATTGAGAACGAGAGGTTCTACAAGACGGACTGGGACATAACGATGGGCTTGGGTTCCTTCAGTCACGAAACGAAGTTCACCTACCGATACGACAGAACAATCCCTGTGGACGTAGTGGAAAACAAACTGAACATCAGGGGTAAAAGCTTTCTGTTCATGGAAAGGCCGAATCTGTCCGTGAGATACAACTTGAGTGTTCAACCCTTCGATCTTCTCACCATCCAGGCCAGGGGTTCTTTCTACACGGGTCCTGCAAAGCACGCGTTCTCTGTGACCTACACGAGAAGTTCTTACAGACTCAGAGCTTCGTACGAACTTTCCAACTTCGACCCGTCGGTGAAGATCTCTTTTTCGGGCAGACTCGAGCCTTTCCAGATAAATTCTCTCGACCTGACGATGACCAAGGACCTACACTGTTGGGGATTGGTCTTCGAGACGAGTTTTTCGACGGTCGGCGGGTTCAGCCTTGAGAAACTCTCGTTCAAATTCTTCATAAAGGAATTTCCGAAGAAGAGCTTTTCGTTCGATCCCATCACTGGGTCGATCGGGGCTGACGTGTTCTGA
- a CDS encoding amidohydrolase, whose protein sequence is MEDGKIAGIGNFTEGATDEVHDMSGKLIMPGFVNAHTHAAMTLMRGSAEDMRLQEWLLTKIFPIEEKLTPEDVYYGTMVAQLEMARKGVVAYVDMYFHCDAVAQAVLDFGMKALITRGLTDHDGDNGRLKQNIEYFERWNGKEGLISIGFGPHAPYSCSLSYIDRIARVALELDAPITMHLFESSKENYSLKEIMKTKLRECKVIFAHCVHIPEKDIELLSSENFFVAHNPTSNLKLGNGVAPLQKMIEKNVQVCLGTDGAASNNTLDVWYEMRLASLLQKASDPRNISIQQALIMAIEQGAKAVGLTPGRIEVGADADLIVIDLNKPWYVPLDRIKNHIVHSGNSLDVFATMIKGRWVYYDGEYPTIDAKYVFEKCEEAIGRLIGTTS, encoded by the coding sequence GTGGAAGATGGTAAGATCGCTGGGATAGGGAATTTCACAGAAGGGGCTACCGACGAAGTTCATGATATGTCTGGAAAACTCATCATGCCGGGTTTCGTAAATGCGCACACGCACGCGGCAATGACACTCATGAGAGGCTCTGCGGAGGATATGAGACTGCAGGAGTGGCTTCTGACGAAGATATTCCCGATAGAAGAAAAACTGACCCCAGAGGACGTCTACTATGGGACGATGGTGGCTCAGCTGGAAATGGCGAGAAAGGGCGTTGTAGCTTATGTGGATATGTACTTCCATTGCGATGCGGTCGCGCAGGCGGTTTTGGACTTCGGGATGAAAGCTCTGATAACGCGTGGCTTGACCGATCACGATGGTGATAATGGTAGATTGAAGCAGAACATCGAGTACTTCGAGCGTTGGAACGGCAAAGAAGGTTTGATATCGATCGGTTTTGGTCCACACGCACCTTACAGCTGTTCACTGTCGTATATAGATCGAATCGCTCGTGTCGCTTTGGAGCTGGATGCTCCAATCACGATGCATCTTTTCGAGTCGTCCAAAGAGAATTACTCGCTAAAAGAGATAATGAAGACCAAACTCAGAGAGTGCAAAGTGATCTTCGCACACTGTGTTCACATCCCGGAGAAGGACATCGAACTCCTTTCTTCAGAAAACTTCTTCGTCGCACACAATCCAACGAGCAATTTGAAACTTGGAAACGGTGTGGCTCCACTTCAAAAGATGATCGAAAAGAATGTGCAGGTCTGTCTGGGCACAGACGGTGCTGCGAGCAACAACACTCTCGATGTTTGGTACGAAATGCGTTTAGCTTCCTTATTGCAGAAGGCTTCAGATCCGAGGAACATTTCCATCCAGCAGGCGTTGATCATGGCGATAGAGCAAGGTGCCAAGGCTGTGGGTCTCACGCCTGGCAGGATTGAAGTTGGCGCGGACGCCGATCTGATCGTTATCGATCTGAACAAACCGTGGTATGTGCCGTTGGATAGGATCAAGAATCACATCGTTCATTCTGGAAATTCGCTGGACGTCTTCGCCACGATGATTAAGGGTCGCTGGGTCTATTACGATGGAGAGTATCCCACGATCGATGCAAAGTATGTCTTCGAAAAATGTGAGGAGGCGATCGGCAGATTGATAGGTACAACAAGCTGA